One window of Chondrocystis sp. NIES-4102 genomic DNA carries:
- a CDS encoding HlyD family secretion protein — MDIPSKTPQVKRSRRWVLALVITTGIVTATAAVYTVSRYRLLPSTPAPTPAPTVPIVRTVTALGRLEPEGEAVHPATTGSLEGTRILKILVKEGEKVKAGQIIAILDTRARRLAALKETQEQVKVAQTRLAQVKAGAKVGEINAQKATILRMEAELRGNVKAQEATVERLVAELQNAETEDRRYQQLYQDNAVSASTRDSKHLAVETAQKQLEEGKATLNRLRESMQAQLNEAKANLNRIAEVRPTDVGAARAEVDKALAAVERTKADLEVAYVRSPRDGRILKIHIRPGEVVDDRGEGILKLGQTDKMYAVAEVYETDIRKVRLGQRATITSDAFVGKLQGTVNQIGWEIGKKDVLSTDPAAATDVRVVEVKIRLDPASSQQVAALNNLQVTVEIEP; from the coding sequence ATGGATATTCCTTCAAAAACTCCACAAGTCAAACGCTCTAGGAGATGGGTGTTGGCATTAGTAATCACTACTGGAATTGTTACTGCGACTGCCGCAGTTTACACAGTTTCTCGCTATCGCTTATTACCTTCAACACCTGCACCAACACCTGCACCAACCGTTCCAATTGTCAGGACTGTGACCGCCTTGGGACGCTTGGAACCCGAAGGGGAGGCGGTTCATCCAGCGACAACTGGATCTTTAGAAGGAACTCGGATTCTAAAAATCTTAGTCAAAGAGGGGGAAAAAGTCAAGGCTGGACAGATTATCGCCATCCTCGACACCCGCGCTCGCCGTTTGGCTGCTTTAAAAGAGACTCAAGAACAGGTAAAAGTTGCTCAAACACGACTAGCACAGGTTAAAGCAGGAGCAAAAGTTGGAGAAATCAACGCGCAAAAAGCAACGATTCTGCGGATGGAAGCTGAGTTGCGGGGCAATGTCAAAGCTCAAGAAGCTACAGTAGAGCGATTAGTGGCTGAATTACAAAATGCTGAAACCGAAGATCGACGCTACCAGCAACTATACCAAGACAATGCCGTTTCCGCATCTACTCGCGATAGCAAACATCTAGCAGTCGAAACCGCACAGAAACAACTGGAAGAAGGAAAAGCGACATTAAACCGACTTCGGGAATCGATGCAAGCACAACTCAACGAAGCCAAAGCCAATCTCAACCGCATTGCAGAAGTTCGTCCTACTGACGTGGGAGCGGCACGAGCAGAAGTGGACAAAGCATTGGCAGCCGTGGAGAGGACAAAAGCAGACCTGGAAGTAGCCTACGTGCGCTCGCCAAGAGACGGTCGAATCTTGAAAATCCATATTCGTCCTGGAGAAGTAGTCGACGATCGGGGAGAGGGGATTCTCAAACTTGGTCAAACCGACAAAATGTATGCAGTAGCAGAGGTGTATGAAACTGACATCAGGAAAGTTCGTCTGGGACAGCGTGCTACAATTACCAGCGATGCTTTTGTTGGGAAATTACAGGGAACTGTAAACCAGATTGGTTGGGAAATAGGCAAAAAAGACGTTCTCAGCACCGATCCCGCCGCTGCTACGGATGTTAGAGTGGTCGAAGTGAAAATTCGTCTCGATCCTGCTTCCAGTCAGCAAGTTGCTGCTCTTAATAACCTGCAAGTAACTGTGGAGATCGAGCCATGA
- a CDS encoding DevC-like ABC transporter permease protein — MSRKLFLAWLQLSRERARLLVALAGIGFAVILMFMQIGFRIALFESATRVHESLNAEIVLINPRSRALISMNNFSRRRLYQVLSFDGVASIDSMYVSLGTWKSPESDRDRAILVLGVDPAKRSLHIPEIDRYLNKLKLDDVAILDRVSRPEFKPFITEVAQGKVITPEINGRKIKVVGLFTVGSSFGSDALLITSEVNFLRIFKTRKAGEINIGLVKIKPNENIEQTARAIKADLPKDVRVLTHDEFVEFEKNYWQKNTAIGFVFTLGTIMGFIVGSVIVYQVLYTNVSDHLAEYATLKAMGYKDRYLLGMVLQESLILAVLGYIPGFAITLGLYDLTKKATSLPMAMDFGRGLIVLILTILMCALSGAIAVRKLQAADPADIF; from the coding sequence ATGAGTCGCAAACTCTTTTTAGCTTGGCTGCAACTAAGTAGAGAAAGAGCTAGACTTCTAGTCGCTTTGGCAGGAATTGGTTTTGCCGTTATTCTTATGTTCATGCAAATTGGTTTTAGAATAGCCTTGTTTGAAAGTGCGACCCGCGTGCATGAAAGTCTCAATGCAGAGATAGTGCTAATTAATCCTCGTTCTCGCGCCTTAATTAGTATGAACAACTTTTCCAGACGGCGTTTATATCAAGTTCTTAGTTTCGACGGAGTAGCGTCGATCGATTCAATGTACGTGAGTTTAGGAACTTGGAAAAGTCCCGAAAGCGATCGCGATCGCGCCATCTTAGTTTTGGGGGTCGATCCAGCCAAGAGAAGTTTGCATATCCCAGAAATCGATCGATATCTGAACAAGCTCAAACTCGACGACGTTGCCATTCTCGACCGAGTTTCTCGCCCCGAATTTAAGCCTTTTATTACAGAAGTGGCTCAAGGCAAAGTCATTACACCTGAAATCAATGGTCGGAAAATTAAAGTAGTAGGCTTGTTTACAGTTGGTTCGTCTTTTGGTTCTGACGCGCTGCTAATTACGAGCGAAGTAAATTTTTTACGGATTTTCAAAACTCGCAAAGCAGGAGAAATCAATATCGGTTTAGTCAAAATTAAACCTAATGAAAATATCGAACAAACTGCTCGGGCGATAAAAGCTGACTTACCTAAAGATGTACGGGTACTAACCCACGACGAATTTGTGGAATTTGAGAAGAACTACTGGCAGAAAAATACAGCCATTGGTTTCGTTTTTACGCTGGGAACAATCATGGGATTTATTGTCGGCAGTGTAATTGTCTATCAAGTTCTCTATACAAATGTCTCCGATCATTTGGCTGAGTACGCAACGCTAAAAGCGATGGGATATAAGGATCGTTACTTATTAGGCATGGTGTTGCAAGAATCTCTAATTTTGGCAGTTTTGGGTTACATACCTGGATTTGCCATCACGCTGGGATTATACGACCTCACCAAAAAAGCTACCAGTTTACCTATGGCAATGGATTTCGGACGGGGCTTGATAGTTTTAATCTTAACCATTCTCATGTGCGCCCTTTCTGGCGCGATCGCCGTTCGTAAATTACAAGCAGCCGATCCCGCTGACATTTTTTAG
- a CDS encoding ABC transporter-like protein, producing MAQQPVVTIKHLNHYFGRGDLRKQILFDINLEIYCGEIVIMMGPSGSGKTTLLTLIGGLRSPQEGSLKVFDRELNRASIDRLVEIRRNIGYIFQSHNLLQFLTAWQNVQTALELHPDIPSEELHARAEAMLKAVGLEHRANYYPENLSGGQKQKVAIARALVSHPKLVLADEPTAALDSKSGRDVVELMQRLAREQGCSILVVTHDNRILDIADRIVRMEDGRLFVDSTTLMS from the coding sequence ATGGCTCAACAACCTGTTGTCACAATTAAGCATCTCAATCATTACTTTGGTCGAGGCGATTTGAGAAAGCAAATTCTATTTGACATCAATTTAGAAATCTATTGTGGAGAAATTGTCATCATGATGGGACCGTCTGGGTCGGGCAAAACAACTTTGCTGACCTTGATTGGTGGTTTGCGTTCTCCTCAAGAAGGCAGTCTCAAAGTATTCGATCGCGAGTTAAATCGAGCAAGCATCGATCGACTCGTAGAAATTAGGCGCAACATCGGTTACATCTTCCAATCTCATAATTTGTTGCAATTTTTAACTGCTTGGCAGAACGTGCAAACAGCTCTCGAACTGCATCCCGATATTCCGTCCGAAGAACTTCATGCCAGAGCAGAAGCTATGCTCAAAGCAGTAGGTCTGGAACATCGTGCGAATTACTACCCAGAAAATCTCTCTGGCGGACAGAAACAAAAAGTCGCGATCGCCCGCGCTTTAGTCAGCCATCCCAAGTTAGTTTTAGCCGACGAACCAACTGCGGCTTTAGATAGTAAATCGGGACGAGATGTGGTAGAACTGATGCAGCGTTTGGCTAGAGAACAAGGATGCTCCATTTTGGTTGTGACACACGATAATCGCATTCTAGATATCGCAGATCGCATCGTTCGCATGGAAGATGGTCGGCTATTCGTGGATAGTACTACTCTCATGAGTTAA
- a CDS encoding glycosyl hydrolase BNR repeat-containing protein: MSQPESKDHSMKWMGLAMIACCAIPIAISLFLGGGLGVFLGRSSQQPVSNQSTSASTPQPKPQPKAVNVSLSPAANWQANNHVHGLAVNPDNPNIIYVASHNGLLQRSESGEWYWMGKQRADYLGFTADPTNSNRFYSSGHPHTGGNLGFQVSENQGEDWQQISLPGVDFHALAIASSNPNIFYSFPASGAQGLHLSKDGGKTWTKPRMVRLNDAPLDLAVDPNNSAHVFAATRSGIYESTDSGDEWKLIPNTQNAPVIALTLLKREDNTVMYGYRFLQSAPGIYRSNDSGKTWEKLWTETNGVIVKLAIAPNNPQILYAVNENNTVFQSQDGGKSWQKLS, encoded by the coding sequence ATGAGTCAACCAGAATCAAAAGATCACAGTATGAAATGGATGGGACTAGCTATGATAGCTTGTTGCGCTATCCCTATAGCCATATCATTGTTTCTAGGCGGAGGCTTAGGAGTGTTTCTCGGACGTTCTAGTCAGCAGCCTGTCAGTAATCAATCAACTAGTGCGTCTACTCCTCAACCAAAGCCTCAACCAAAGGCTGTAAATGTATCTCTTTCTCCAGCAGCAAATTGGCAAGCAAACAATCACGTTCACGGATTAGCAGTAAATCCAGATAACCCCAATATTATCTACGTTGCCAGTCACAATGGCTTGCTACAACGCTCGGAATCAGGAGAATGGTACTGGATGGGCAAGCAAAGAGCCGATTATCTGGGCTTTACCGCAGATCCGACTAATAGCAACCGTTTTTATTCTAGCGGACATCCCCATACAGGCGGTAATTTGGGATTTCAAGTTAGTGAGAATCAAGGAGAAGATTGGCAACAAATCTCTTTACCAGGAGTAGATTTTCATGCTTTGGCGATCGCTTCTAGCAACCCCAATATCTTCTATAGTTTTCCTGCTTCAGGAGCGCAAGGACTTCATCTTTCTAAGGATGGTGGTAAAACTTGGACAAAACCCCGTATGGTGCGGTTAAATGACGCTCCTTTGGACTTAGCCGTCGATCCTAATAATTCCGCTCATGTGTTTGCTGCTACTCGCTCTGGAATCTACGAAAGCACTGATAGTGGCGATGAATGGAAGTTAATTCCTAATACTCAAAATGCACCTGTTATCGCACTGACTTTGCTCAAACGGGAAGACAATACTGTCATGTATGGCTATCGTTTTCTCCAATCAGCACCTGGTATCTATCGCAGCAATGATAGCGGCAAAACCTGGGAGAAACTCTGGACAGAAACAAACGGAGTAATTGTAAAACTAGCGATCGCACCTAATAATCCTCAAATACTTTACGCAGTCAATGAGAATAACACTGTTTTTCAATCTCAAGATGGCGGTAAAAGTTGGCAGAAGTTGAGCTAA
- a CDS encoding MerR family transcriptional regulator: MTQIEVKALQEQLIKIGELAKQTNVTVGTLRYYESLGLIEPAFRNNKGYRYYTDDAVKQVQFIKKAQSLNFSLAEIQQILGIRRQGIPPCSLVRDLLECKIAELERQIQSTLAFKKELEAYKELWADKPQDDPNLEQFCSLIEEVNLE, from the coding sequence ATGACACAAATTGAAGTTAAAGCTTTACAAGAGCAATTAATCAAAATTGGTGAATTAGCCAAACAAACCAATGTTACCGTGGGTACTTTACGTTACTACGAAAGTTTAGGATTAATCGAACCTGCTTTTCGCAACAATAAAGGTTATCGCTACTATACAGACGATGCAGTCAAACAAGTGCAATTTATCAAAAAAGCTCAATCGCTAAATTTTTCTTTGGCTGAAATTCAACAAATCTTAGGAATTCGTCGTCAAGGAATTCCGCCTTGTTCTCTAGTGCGAGATTTATTGGAGTGTAAAATAGCCGAACTTGAGCGACAAATCCAATCTACTCTTGCCTTTAAAAAAGAGTTGGAAGCATACAAAGAGCTTTGGGCAGATAAACCTCAAGATGATCCAAATCTAGAACAATTTTGCAGTTTAATTGAAGAGGTGAATTTAGAATAA